The following proteins are co-located in the Manihot esculenta cultivar AM560-2 chromosome 7, M.esculenta_v8, whole genome shotgun sequence genome:
- the LOC110618858 gene encoding zinc finger CCCH domain-containing protein 29: MCSGSKSKPFPSNPTMEVESGSRKDGIFCKCSVLLELSASDDLVGFKNEIEEKGLDVDEASYWYGRRIGSKKMGFEERTPIMIAAMFGSTNVLKYIIETGKVEVNRACGRDKVTALHCAVAGGSNSLVEIVKLLLDASADANCVDASGNKPSDLFTSSLKSPCNSRRKLVELLLKGESLSGDEEEKLILMSLPTKEGTEKKEYPIDVSLPDINNGIYGTDEFRMYCFKVKPCSRAYSHDWTECPFVHPGENARRRDPKKYPYSCVPCPEFRKGACQKGDACEYAHGVFESWLHPAQYRTRLCKDETGCSRKVCFFAHKPEELRPVYASTGSAMPSPKSISVSSMDMATMSPLSLGSSSLTLPTVSTPPMSPLSAASSTPKSGGLWQNKVNLTPPALQLPGSRLKTALCARDFDLEMELLGLENHSSQLQQQQLMDEISGLSSSSCWSKDFNRIGDLKPTNLDDVFGLLDPSLLSPLQGMSLKPSTPTQLQSPTGVQICQNMNQLRSSYPANLSSTVRKPASFGFDSSAAVAAAVMNSRSSAFAKRSHSFIDRGAATNRLGITAAANSVSMMSSNLSDWSSPDGKLDWGVQGDELNKLRKSASFGFRSNNRTTAADLTLSNINEPDVSWVNSLVKDVPPAGFGADKQYNLSKGVREPLQPWMEQLYIEQEQMVA; the protein is encoded by the coding sequence ATGTGCAGTGGTTCCAAGAGTAAaccttttccctcaaatcctacCATGGAAGTCGAATCTGGCAGCCGGAAGGACGGTATCTTCTGCAAATGTTCAGTTTTGCTTGAATTGTCAGCTTCTGATGACCTTGTTGGATTCAAAAATGAGATTGAAGAGAAGGGTTTAGATGTTGATGAGGCAAGCTATTGGTATGGGAGAAGAATCGGGTCGAAAAAGATGGGTTTTGAGGAGAGAACACCAATTATGATTGCAGCCATGTTTGGAAGTACTAATGTTCTGAAGTATATCATTGAAACTGGGAAAGTTGAAGTCAATCGGGCTTGTGGCCGGGATAAGGTTACTGCCCTTCACTGTGCTGTTGCTGGTGGTTCCAATTCTTTGGTTGAAATTGTTAAGCTTTTGCTGGATGCATCTGCTGATGCCAACTGCGTCGACGCCAGCGGAAACAAACCCAGTGATCTCTTTACCTCTTCTTTGAAGTCTCCCTGCAATTCAAGGAGGAAGTTGGTAGAGTTGTTGCTAAAAGGTGAAAGCTTGAGCggagatgaagaagaaaagctaATCTTGATGTCTCTGCCAACAAAAGAAGGAACCGAGAAGAAAGAATACCCAATTGATGTGTCTCTGCCAGATATAAACAATGGAATATATGGTACAGATGAGTTCAGAATGtactgttttaaggttaagccttGCTCGAGGGCGTACTCCCATGATTGGACCGAGTGCCCATTTGTCCATCCCGGAGAGAACGCAAGGAGGAGAGACCCCAAGAAGTACCCTTACAGCTGCGTCCCTTGCCCTGAGTTCCGCAAGGGGGCATGCCAGAAAGGTGATGCCTGTGAATACGCACATGGTGTTTTTGAGTCATGGCTGCATCCTGCTCAATATCGAACCCGGCTTTGCAAGGATGAGACTGGTTGCTCACGGAAAGTTTGTTTCTTTGCTCACAAGCCTGAGGAATTGCGGCCTGTTTATGCTTCCACAGGTTCAGCAATGCCTTCACCCAAGTCTATTTCAGTTAGTTCAATGGACATGGCGACTATGAGTCCTTTGAGTCTCGGATCATCATCATTGACATTGCCTACTGTCTCAACACCACCCATGTCTCCATTGTCGGCAGCTTCTTCAACCCCCAAGAGTGGAGGATTATGGCAGAACAAAGTTAACCTAACCCCACCTGCTTTGCAGCTCCCAGGAAGTAGGCTAAAGACTGCTCTATGTGCTAGAGATTTTGATTTGGAGATGGAATTGCTTGGGTTGGAAAATCACTCCAGCCAACTTCAGCAACAGCAATTGATGGATGAGATATCTGGCCTGTCCTCttcatcttgttggagcaaggACTTCAACAGGATTGGAGATTTGAAGCCTACTAACCTTGATGATGTTTTTGGATTGCTCGATCCTTCTCTGTTATCTCCATTGCAGGGGATGTCATTAAAACCTTCAACACCAACTCAATTACAATCTCCTACTGGAGTTCAGATTTGCCAAAATATGAATCAACTTCGTTCAAGCTACCCAGCTAATCTCTCCTCCACAGTGAGGAAACCTGCTTCATTTGGGTTTGATTCATCTGCTGCAGTGGCTGCAGCTGTGATGAATTCAAGGTCTTCTGCCTTTGCTAAGCGGAGCCATAGTTTCATTGACCGTGGAGCTGCAACGAACCGACTTGGGATCACTGCAGCAGCAAATTCTGTATCCATGATGTCCTCTAATCTTTCAGACTGGAGCTCCCCTGATGGAAAACTTGACTGGGGTGTTCAAGGAGATGAGCTGAACAAGCTCAGGAAGTCTGCTTCATTTGGGTTTCGCAGCAACAACCGCACAACAGCAGCAGACTTGACACTTTCGAACATCAATGAGCCTGACGTGTCGTGGGTAAATTCATTGGTTAAAGATGTTCCTCCTGCTGGGTTTGGTGCAGATAAGCAGTATAATCTCAGTAAAGGAGTCCGTGAACCACTGCAGCCATGGATGGAGCAGTTGTACATAGAACAGGAGCAGATGGTGGCATAA